In Chlorogloeopsis sp. ULAP01, one DNA window encodes the following:
- a CDS encoding HetZ-related protein 2 — MGVVMQTLKQGFGERNLTMASEAEKLARYWRQHLAAECPEQSVTNRESIIYWLLGSFQGRLEELNPKELDISKQAMEYRWRILHQRYLGKGREAAYRNLITRLGSIVTLRHKIQTWIALSRDRQRTVLDVLQEVIQELLQSDNYMQQQMACISEFTSDPRLRNALLFASVEEYCLRPVRNQPLLAYRFVNYLRRTQRGGLTQVPGSDMIRLVSEEILTDDNENRVNLVDARAIAEYQEAQDLEEQQTQRQTVKEEFEKYLQENLGQEAVEWLRLYLQGQSQDAIAKKLNKPIKDVYRLREKISYHAVRVFALKDKPELVETWLGTSLEEHNLGLSANQLQQLEEKLTPTGRQILQLRRAGNTIEEVAQKLKLKTHQAMGEWTKVYLAAQALRTQE; from the coding sequence ATGGGGGTTGTGATGCAAACTTTAAAACAGGGTTTCGGGGAGCGCAATCTCACTATGGCTTCAGAAGCAGAAAAACTGGCACGATACTGGCGTCAGCATCTAGCTGCTGAATGTCCAGAGCAATCTGTGACAAACAGGGAAAGTATAATTTACTGGCTTTTAGGAAGTTTCCAAGGGCGATTGGAAGAGTTGAATCCTAAGGAACTGGATATTAGCAAGCAAGCAATGGAATATCGTTGGAGAATTTTACACCAACGCTACTTGGGAAAAGGGCGAGAAGCTGCTTACCGTAATTTAATTACTCGCTTGGGAAGTATAGTCACTTTACGGCACAAGATCCAGACATGGATTGCTCTCAGCCGCGATCGCCAACGGACAGTATTGGATGTGCTGCAAGAAGTCATTCAAGAATTGTTACAAAGCGACAATTATATGCAACAGCAAATGGCTTGTATTTCGGAATTCACAAGCGATCCACGATTGCGAAATGCATTGCTATTTGCCAGTGTGGAAGAGTATTGTTTACGGCCAGTACGCAACCAACCACTCTTAGCTTATCGCTTTGTCAACTACTTGCGTCGAACTCAACGTGGTGGCTTAACCCAAGTACCGGGCAGCGATATGATTCGACTTGTTTCGGAAGAGATCCTCACAGATGACAATGAAAACCGCGTCAACTTGGTAGATGCAAGAGCGATCGCAGAATATCAAGAAGCACAAGATCTAGAAGAGCAACAGACACAGCGACAGACAGTTAAAGAGGAATTTGAAAAATATTTACAAGAAAATCTAGGGCAAGAAGCTGTAGAGTGGTTACGACTTTACCTGCAAGGGCAATCTCAAGATGCGATCGCCAAAAAATTAAATAAGCCAATTAAAGATGTGTATCGGCTGCGTGAAAAAATTAGTTACCACGCTGTACGTGTTTTTGCCCTCAAAGACAAACCAGAACTAGTTGAAACCTGGTTAGGTACTTCTTTAGAAGAGCATAACTTAGGTTTATCAGCCAACCAACTTCAGCAATTGGAGGAAAAATTAACCCCAACTGGGCGGCAAATTTTGCAATTGCGGCGAGCAGGTAACACCATTGAAGAAGTAGCCCAAAAACTAAAACTCAAAACTCATCAAGCTATGGGTGAATGGACTAAAGTCTATTTAGCAGCCCAAGCTTTAAGAACCCAAGAGTAA